Below is a window of Conger conger chromosome 16, fConCon1.1, whole genome shotgun sequence DNA.
ctcTCTGACCTAACCTAATCACAAAGTATAGGACAACtctttgccagaggtggttgcacaaagtattaaaccagggattCCAATATTGGTGCCAAAATaacctgtttttggggaaaatattttattttaaaaatgttacacTTGCCACAGGTGGATGATTCGATTGAATGATTAATAAAGCATTCTACTTTACATGGGttgaaaaataaagtttatttcaataactattcttttttgtgcatatttatcaagggtgccaataattatagagTGTATATAGATTGTATATCCATAGCTACAGTCACCAAACTTTAAAACTTTGCCCCAAACatcatggagctcactgtatgtcaTGATTCacctaatttaaaaaacatgttttaattgattgtgctgtgtgtctggggAATTCATGAAATTTCTAAGCAACAATAGTTCCCTGTTTGGACCTAACAATATTTAAACTGGCTACAAACAACACCCCGTGCATCGCTGCTTGCAGCTAAATTTTAGATGTATGGCTTTCTTCGTCTCCTGAAGCTCATGGGTTAAAAAgtcaccctccaccccctctaAGTATTATATTCCTTTGGAGGTGTGGTTCTTTTGTCGGCAAAAATGTTGGTAATTACGTTTTTTTGGATGCAAGAAAACCTTTTGCGCTTtgcaaaaaaggaaacaaatgaCGTTGACGTTTGCGACCAGGTCAGCTGCCACGTAGTGTCAGTGTAACAGACCGGTGGAAGACGCAATCCAACGATAGCTAACGgagctttggatttaaatacatttttattaacagTAGGCTATAGGACTCTCTATCCCTATaggctatttttattttgccatgGTGCTATTACAACGATGTATACTGAGAAACGTTCTCCTGCACGGCCAACGGAGTATTTGTGTATCGCAACCACGAAAAGAAAGTTCTAATCCGGCATGGGCTTCTGTCAAAACAAGACGCCGCGATCCAAACAGCAACTGTGTCTTGGGACGCTTTTACACCACCACCTCAGGTTAATATTCAGGATGCATTGTCTAATGTGAAACCTGCTATGTCTATTCTTACCGTTAAATTTATCCGTGTTTTTCATGGACCCAGTACTTCGGCTATTGTTTAAAATGCCGTGTGTGCTTATTTCCTTTATATTTCAGAAACGATGTAACGATGTCGCTAGTGCGACGTGTCGGGAGGCTTACTTCTAACAAAACTTCTTTCAGACGTGTTTATCTCACAACTGAAGGCTCATGAGATATTGTGGACACAGCGTATCTTGTTTTGATGATTAAACGTAAATGAAAACTTAAAACTAGATACGCTGTGTCTACAATATCTCACGAGCCTATACTATAAATCTATGAAGTTAGTTTTATTGTCTTGTCACGAGTGTTTTCGCACTGGAACAGTTAAGAAGTGCATCAGTTTGAACTTCCTGATTGTCACTTTCTGTATGTAGGCGGTATAGTCCATAGATAGTggcatcttttttttcttttgtgcacACATTGATACTGCTGACTGCTCAACCATTGACAGGGTTGCAATGGACACGTTGACCGATTTGGCTATCTTGTATACTGCATTTTTGAATAAGGGCTAACACATCTTTGGGTGATTACTTTGTGTAGTGCATgttctgttattattattattattattattattattattattatggatgTTTGAGAGTAAGAAACATAGAAACAAGGAGGCAAGGAGTAAAAAGCACCTTCAACTGTTTGCTTCCACTCAGTCTCCAGTTTTCTGGGCAGCTTCAGGAGTAATGTTGATTGTGACCTGCCAATGGCGGGGTAGACCGTTAATTCCGGCCCGGCCCCACAGCAGGTTTTCAGGATGACAAGGTCTTGTCAGTTTGGATTTCCACAACCAGTGGCGAATGGCCTCCTATGGAAACGGCTGTGCAAACTGATAACACTTGTCACCCTGCAGTGACAGAGGAGTGAATGTATTTGTGGAGTCACAGTCTTCAGTTtgtcaggggaaaaaaaacagcggATTATTGAACAAAATACGTCTCATTTCGTTTCAGTCCATAGCTGATTGATCAGTTTAGTGAATCCTGGCACCCAGTTGAAATGTCTATGGTACAGGAGAATAGGCTAATCTAGCACCGGGTGCCTTACACCTCGTATCTATGCTGCCGTTAATCATGTAACCTACTTTGAATATGGTACATTCAGTTTCTCACAGTGAGGAGTCTCCCTGCACGTTCAGCACATTTGGATTCATAACCTGATTTTCATAACCTGAAAATGCTTGGGGGAGGTGTTGGGGAAAAGAACCTTTCCTCGTGCCTGAAGGCAACACAGTGTAGTACAAGTTTAAGGTGTATCTTCTACTATCTTTTTAGTACCGGTCTCATCTGTGAAGTATTTTGTCataatcctgttttgttttgattcttAATCCTGTATTTGTGAATGAAGGGGGAGATTTGTTGCTTACATCAGCTAATGGTGTACAGCCGTGGACGGTTGACcaagtgtgtggatgtgagtgggCTGTTAAGGCGtgagcatgtgagcgtgtgtgtgcacgtgcgcccTCCCCAGACGTGCTGTAGCTCATAACCAACACAATGGCAGCTGTTCTCTGAATGTAATTGGCTGTACATGACCCTTATGAGATGCCATGCCTGCTATCAGTCCTCTGATTCATGAGACCCCAGGCAGAACAGTCCCTCTCCTCTCAGAGCTGGCCAGAGCTGGGATTAGCTGTACGTTGGGCACAGTGACAGACGATTAGCTGTGTCAGCTGGTCACATCATCTATAGCAATGGAATCCTGCACGCCTacaaaaaagggttctttggctcgattcctttttagttctttatggaaccctctgccataggtgtgaagtgtgcaAACTCCAAtaaaaagaaccattttgccagACAAAGAACTAGGTAGGGTTTTTCTATGGCATCACAGGGATCCATTTTAGTGTATCCTGCACTACCGCTTCTGCCTGtttctgctgtgattggctgggattTACAGGAATGGCACTGGATTTCGTGAACAGCAGACTGTGTTCTAGAGAGATACTTGTCCCCCCACGCAAAATTGGGAAACCTTAGTAGCCGGGGACATGATAGTGATGCTAGTGTGTAAAAATCAGTAAGTGACCCAGTCTTATTCCCCCACACAACGTTTGGTTGCAACATTGTGCTGGCATTATCCATTGTCCTGGCTGTTACCAGTTAGGGTATGGTTGGGGTCCAGTAGTCGGGTCCATTTTGGAACCGGTTCCAAGTTGGTAAAATTTGAATCCCATAAGCTCAGAGGTAAACAAATCTACcatgaggtccataagtatttggacactggtacaatttcttttcttttggctctgtactccaacactgTTAATATCAAGTACAGACTGTCGgctttaatttgatggtatATGCATGTGTCCATTGTcccactgtccaattacttatggactgcactgtatttattcTTTCCCCACCCCAGAAGATGCAGCTCATAAATTTCTCTCAGATAAAGTTTCTCAGAAATGAATGAGGGACTACTAGTCCGCTGCAGcatgaaatgaaactgaaagaGTATGTTGTTCTGAACCTGTGTGAAATCAGCCAGTGTAACACTCTCTCCAGAGCGGATGCCTTCAggcatctgtgttgcatcgaaaacattttttttttaaatgaacgcctttattataatcaatcattACAGTAGGCCTTCAGTTGACTTACTGCAAATTGCATTGGAATGTGAAATACTTACTGTCAATAACATGGAAAACGTGTATCGCCCAACTCTACTTCACTCTAAGTCTGTACCATCTGATAATTGtgcatttacagaaaatgttttgcagCCAACCATATTGTTAACCTGTATTTATGGCCATATATTCTCAAGAATAATTATTTCTATATAATACTGGAACTGTTCCCTACTGTCTGTGAGTCTTTGAGCCTTTGACTTAGTTAGGACAAAcaaggccagtttcacagacctAGTTTAAGCCttgtcctagactaaatttaattCTGAGTGGAGATTATCCATAGAAagctcaatttagtccaggactaagcttaatctgtgtctgtgaaaccagccctgtTTGTCCTCCATGTGGGCAATTAGTTCCTCAGCAATGTCAGACAAATAACACTTAAAAGCACAATTCAGAATTGTAGTGTCCATATAAATACCACAGTGTAAATCAAAGCATCTTTcaacagctgtacaatgttgcCACGAGTATACACTGCCCATCACCCAAAGTCTTCCTATATCAATACTTAAGTCCCCTTGAACTTGATGGctgatgtctgtctgtctgtgtgtgtctgtgtgtgtttgtgtctgtttgtgtgtgtgtgtacgtgtacgtgtacgtgtgtgtgtgtacgtgtacgtgtgcgtgtgtgtatgtctgtgtgtctgtgtgtgtgtgtgtacgtgtgtatgtgtgtatgtctgtgtgtctgtgcgtgtgtgtatgtctgtatgtctgtgtgtgtgtgtgtgtgtgtacgtgtgcgtgtgtgtgtgtacgtgtacgtatgtgtgtatgtctgtgtgtctgtgcgtgtgtgtatgtgtgtatgtctgtgtgtctgtgtgtgtgtgtgtgtgtgtgtgtgtacatgtacgtgtgtgtgtgtgtacgtgtgcgtgtgtgtatgtgtgtatatatgtgtgtctgtgtgtgtgtctgtgtgtgtgtgtgtatgtctgtgtgtgtgtgtgtatgtgtgtatgtctgtgtgtctgtgtgtgtgtgtgtgtatgtgtgtgtgtgtatgtctgtgtgtctgtgtgtgtgtgtgtgtgtatgtctgtgtgtctgtgtgtctgtgtgtctgtgtgtctgtgtgtgtgtgtgtgtgtgtgtgtgtgtgttgcagcgaTCCCCGGGGTTCGAGAGCGCACGCTGATCGCTGTGAAGCCGGACGGGGTGCAGCGGCGCCTGGTGGGGCAGATCGTGCAGCGCTTTGAGCAGAGGGGCTTCAAACTGGTGGGGCTGAAGATGGTGAAGGTGAGAGACAGGCGGATTCGTTCGGTTGGAGTCATTCTCGGGGAAAGTGGCTCCGTCGCCCGTCGCGTGacacccctgggagggagatgaGGCACCTCCGGGATTGCGCCATAGTTTTCCGCATGGAGAGAGAACGcacccacaccaacacaaaaacaaataatagaAAGACTTGTGCCCTTGCACAACAAACAAACTGACACAACAAACTACAACAATAAAGACAAACCACAGCAAAAGCGAGTGACAGCTTTTCAGCTCATCGCTCAGAGCTGCTCTGCAGCTTATCACTTTTAAGCATTGTCTTCTTCCAAGTGCGCTTATGACAAAATAAACCTGCAACAGAAAGCTGGTTCTCTCTGCTGGTGCTCCCAGTCTCGGCCTCGTACTGTGGAGAGGAGCACACTTTTTAGCACCAGGCTGATTACACTCACAAAGCAAAATTTCTACAGGCTTACAGTAACCTGACAGTCTCATGTTCTTCAAGCTGATTTGCACCGTTATTGATGTAAATAACCCTAGTATCTGTGCCTAGATCCATTAAGTGGCAGTATGCAATAAGAAGTAGCATAAGTTGAATTGAGGTTATGTTAACAATGTCAACGATGTCTGTGCAATTGTGTCCATGCCAGACAGTAGTTTGTTGAGCACAGTTGACCAGAATTATGAATGAGCAGTGTATCGCTTTTGATGTGATTCTCATATGGGCAAAATAAGGACAAAGCAGGCTCCGTACTGATAATAATCTGCCCATTAGATATCATTACATGGCAGTTCTTGTTCTGGCACTTATTCATGGGAATCACAAATGACGCCAGTTGTACTGACGGCAAGACCGAACATCCCAAATTAGGATATTTGGGTGGAGTTCCCCCTTGAATGAATGGTAGGCCTTGCTCTAATTGGTGTTACAGTAAATCTTATGTATAATGTAGTAGGGTTTGTAATGAGGAAAAAGCTCTCTAGTCCAGGAGTCATTGCACTATCAGAGCCCTTTATGGACATAATGACTTCCAGATACCTTTATTGTCACATTAATTATCGCCACCTTGTGAGATACTGCGTGAGTTGCCCAATCTCCTGTGCTGGAATAATGCTTTAAGCCTGACGAAAATGAAAGTGTTGCACAATATTTTGGATTTGTGCTTCGCCGATGGTCTGTGGTGAGGGTTCTGGAAGGTTGTCTTTATGGTaacaagacattacattacattattggcatttggcagacgctcttatccagagcaatgtactgttgattagactaagctcccctggagcaatgcagggcccaacggctgtgcggatcttattgtggctacactcggattcgaaccaccaaccttgcctgtcccagtcatttaccttaaccactacaggccaccccgacGTCAGTTGACAACTCCTTTTGtcatgacaatgacaatgaatgGTGTTTCACCTGGCCAATACTGTCCAGTAAACATTGCACGACAAAGTATGACATTGTCCACGACATATGAAAGTTCTATAGGTGTGCGACACTGAGAAAAAGTGTTGTATGacactttttttcagttgaaaagGCAACACTTTCAATTTCCATCATATGATGCTTGTCACAAGGGTTGTGCGTTGAGTATAAATCAGACTTTAGGGTCTACCACAGTCtaggtcaggggtcggcaaccctggtcctggagagccgcagggtgtgctggctttcgtctccaccttaaaataagcaaccgattcagacccaagaaaccaggtgaggtgagttgactgtgtaatcaacggctttcattgatcaattaatgcctagtaacaacgaaagccagcacaccctgcagctctccaggaccagggttgccgacccctggtctaggtgAAGGCACATTGATATCGTTTACTGATGCTTGTGAGCTGTGAAGGTTTTTTGGGTGGAAGATGATGTCTCTGATCCTCCCAGGCACCAGAGGAGTTGTTGTCCCAGCACTACCACGACCTCAGGAAGAAGCCCTTCTACCCCAGCCTGCTACGCTACATGCACTCCGGACCagtggttgccatggtgagTGGTCCTAACAGGGTGAGCGACCGTTGCTCTTAATCAAAGCTGTTCAGACTTGGCACTTAGAAACGGGATTACACCAAGCCAACAGCAGCACTGGCCAAGTGTCGGCCAGGACCCAGTCAGTCTTCCAATTCAAAAAATGAATGGTCTTTCACACCATTGGCATGCAAAAGAGTTTTGACCTGGGAGAAGGGGCCCAGAGACATAGAAGGGGCCACATAGAATATGATAGACGACTAAACATGTGCAGAGctgcgtatgtgtatgtatgtgtagcctGTTAAATCTGTCGTCCTGTTACTTACTTAACTCAAAATAAACTTGTCATGGGCCCAGATCcagctacactcacacacacacacacacacacacacacacacacacacacacaccatacaaccCCCAACCCCAGCAACATGTTTTGACTGTCAATATAGTCTGCTTCCTAGTTTTGTAGTCAATGAGGATGATGAAAAGAACCATTTAGTTCCATACACAGTTTTGTCGCATGGTGTCAAAAAGGGTGTAAGTCGAGATACACACAGTAAGTTTTTATCTCTGAATTGTATATCTGAATCATGACGCGTGGACACGCAGGGGAGGAAGGGGAAAGGCTAGCAGTAGCCTCCCTCCAGCCCCTGATCTCACTGCAGGCAGACCAGATAAAGGCTAGCGGGTTATCACATGGCCTACAGCTCCATCTGCAGGCCGGCTaaaccattacattattattgccatttggcagacgctcttatccagagcgacgtacagttgattagactaagcaggagacaatcctcccctggagcaatgcagggttaagggcaaaAAAGatggcaaaatgtaaaaatatgaaatgacaCCTTAGCTGTTCTCATAAGAAGCCTAGCAGCTGAGCTCTTCTGATGGGAGCCAGTTTTACTTTAAGCAAATtaggcattattattattattattattattattattattattattattattattattatagtacaGCACTGTTCACCCCACAGTTTCTAATAACCTTACAGTAAGTAGGCTGAAATGAtattaaatacagtaaaataaaaatggaataaaattatatatatatgttgtatCCCACAGGTGTGGGAGGGTCACAATGTGGTCAGGACGTCCCGTCTGATGGTGGGGGACACAAACCCAGCAGAGGCCCTCCCTGGCACTGTTCGAGGGGACTTCAGCATTCACATTAGCAGGTAATCCCTAGATGGGCTGTAATTCATTTCATACGAACTGTGTAGATTTATCTGGGGCCTgtgcgttttgatactttcacagtttttttatAACACCTTTACAATTCCCATAGCAAGGGGATGTCATTTTCCATATTATGGGACCTTTAAGAAGTTCACTTTGTTGATCCCTTTTACGAAAGACCTCGGTCAGATGCCCCATAGgaaattatatacactcaccaagcactttattaggaacattttttactttattacacctacttattcatgcgattatctaatcagccaattgtgtggcagcagtgcaatgcatacaatcatgtagatacgtgtcaggagcttcagtttatggtcacatcaaccatctgaatgggaaaaaaacgtgatctaagtgactttgaccatggaagtggataggctacagcagtagaagtaaaaaaaaaagaagttataAATACCTCATAAATTGTTTGGTGAGTGTTGGTGAAGAATATAAAAGAGAGTAAAAGAGCTGAAATTTCACCTGTGAAGGCCGGAGCCTGAAATCTGAGGGTGTGGTTCCTCCTGTGTGTCAGGAACGTGATCCACGCCAGCGACTCTGTGCAAGGGGCACAGAGGGAGATCCAGCTGTGGTTCAACTGCACCGAACTGCTGGACTGGGACTGCTGCGACCATAGAAACACCTACCAGCTGTGAGATCACGGGGGGGGGTGACATCACAACTACCTCCTCTGGCATCCAGGGGCTATCCCACAGTTCCActgcctctcctccccccccgctGTCAAGGCGGCGAGAACACAGCGGCGGACTGACGGACTGACTATTGATTTTCTCCATgactgctgccccccccccccccccaggctagtgtttctctgtgtggaaGCATTGTTATTACTTGTATCAACAATATTGCATTAATATGTCATAATAAGGGCTTTTCAGCCTTGATTTTCAAGTGCTAAACTTAGTTTAAATTGCAAACGTATTGGAAccgcaaggtcaattcctttgtttgaggtcaaaagatgaatttcagcttttatttcctggtatttctatctagatttgtttaacaacttagaacatatcaccttttgcatcagaccacccaatctttaggtgagcaaaagtattggggcATGTGACTGAAAGGTGTTTCATGTTAGTTTCATAGATGTGTTATGTTAGTTTCATTCaagaataaatagttctgaatggctactcttggttttagccttgggatttgcctgtgaagacggcatttgtgttagaaaacataaaccaacatgaagaccatagAGTTctatttgggagaaaagcaagccattttgaagtatAGAAAAGTGGGGATCAGAGCAATTGTACAAGcattgtacaacaacttggaatgtcttgaaaaataaagaaactacTGAGCAACTGatatcgaacaggtcgaccaaggaaaacaacagcagttgatgacagaaacattgttagAGGATTTCATAatggagagaaagtggaaggttttagactggccaagtcaatcaccttaacccaattgagcgtgcagttcacctcctgaagagaagattgaagggaaaaacccctCGAAACAAACAGCAGAAAAAGGCTgctgtaaaagcctggaaaagcatcacaaaagaagaatgctacagtttggtgatgtcaatgggtcacagttgcagttattgcaagcgagggatatgctaccaaatattaagtgttaatttacttttatttactgacatactctctgttccaatgcttttcctcacctaaaaattgggtggtctgataccaaagctGCTATGtttttaagttgtttaacatCTAGGTTTAAATACTAGAAAATAAAAGCTTGTCACGTGTTCATCATTTTGTCTCAACTCTAAATGTATTCActatattgtaaaaacaaaggaattggccttgctgttccaatgcttttggaggggactgtttattattaatattatatcaGGCATTGTTTAGTGGTGTTGAAATTCTTACCTCGACCACTTTGACTAGTTTGTAGAATGTTTCATCTTCCTTCATGTTAGTACTGGAAGAATGTGCCAAAAACTGTCAAAATGACAAAACTACAAATGACAACCTGCTAACTGCTTGCTATTTAATGCAATACAGAGTAGTGTTTGGGGCCATAGAAATGGGGATTCCTAATAGACTTTAAAATCTGGAAAGTTCCTTACTGTACAGGAGGTATAGTGAGATGGCATTGAGGAAGGCAGCTACACCATGACTGCTTTTGACTGAGCCTTAATATTTTATGGAAGAGACATGGTGGATGTTCACGTCAGGCTTATCctcattgagctggtcatactGTATAGGTgtttttaacaataaaaaatggGCCTGCCAAAATGGCTATGCTGTGACAATGCtttttactgtatgttatggTTATCTTGATTGTTTACACTCaagacattgttttttttaacaattttcCACTCTCCTGCCCTCTGGTGGAAGTGCTGTGTcattgtgcctgtgtgcctttATGCACGGATGTTAGGCTTGTGGGACTGGTCAATGAAAGTAcagaaaaaataatgtatttgaacTTTTGATTAACTTTTTCTTAATGAAGAGCAATTCCATTTTTTGCTAATAAACTGGAAACACCCATGTGAAGTATTTTTCCATGTAAAAGTCAATTAATTTTGCCGATGAAAATGGACAACCATGGCCTCATACCAGAATGCTTCCAGTGGTTCAGATCTGCTGATTCAGTGCAAATAACATCAGTGTCATGATCTTTAAACTGTGATAACGGTACTCATGTACTGAGGCATTGTCAATTTGGAAGGCTTTGAATGACTGTGTATTGTATATTGAATTCAACAAAATCAAACTCCTTCCAACAAAATcgaacatttcacatttttcttctcttctaTAGTTTGCGTAGTTACATTCCCGAATGCAGTACACACACTTCCCTGAATCCACAGTATTTTTTGGAGgaaatgcatttataataaaGGTTATATTGCTTATTGCTGTGGTTTATCGTAAGTATAGCTTTTAATTCATAGATGAAAAATATGCATGAGATCTTCACCCTCATCCTCAATTGAGTTTAAACATGAGATATGGGATATTGTTTGTTTGACATTatttgcatgttgtgtgtggaacagaCAACGTTTTACACACTGACTGCATTTCGGCATAAATCACGGGCACGTTTTACACACTGACTGCATTTCGTCATAAACCACGGGCACGTTTTACACACTGACTGCATTTCGGCATAAACCACGGGTACGTTTTACACACTGACTGCATTTCGGCATAAACCACGGGCACGTTTTATACACTGACTGCAGTGATTCCACAAGCCTAGATGCCAGGGATCTGGCCCTGGAGACCAGGAGCtttttccaatcacttattttccacctccttcttcctttccttgcgtcctttccttgctcctagctccacccattggtggaggcaaggaaaggaagcaagaaaaggaagaaggaggtggaaaataagtgattggaaaaaGCTCCTGCTCACGTTTCCTTGTTAAAAACATTTGGGACCCTCCTAGCTccttgaaggaacatttaatcGATTGGAATGTCCAAGACGGTTGACCtcaatcgatttccgggtcaggcatGAAACAATGAGACCAGGAAGGGTAAAATAAGCCATGGGAATGGGCCCTGTAA
It encodes the following:
- the nme4 gene encoding nucleoside diphosphate kinase, mitochondrial, giving the protein MVLLQRCILRNVLLHGQRSICVSQPRKESSNPAWASVKTRRRDPNSNCVLGRFYTTTSAIPGVRERTLIAVKPDGVQRRLVGQIVQRFEQRGFKLVGLKMVKAPEELLSQHYHDLRKKPFYPSLLRYMHSGPVVAMVWEGHNVVRTSRLMVGDTNPAEALPGTVRGDFSIHISRNVIHASDSVQGAQREIQLWFNCTELLDWDCCDHRNTYQL